A region of Chitinophaga horti DNA encodes the following proteins:
- a CDS encoding porin, translated as MKKAVFPVMLCLLLSISSVSRAQFLMDMIDTSTDVGKGMFSMYKNFNSLRLGGYMQPQFQIAQRQGAKGYAGGDFAQHVNNRFMLRRGRIRVDYERSNKDSMPVVQFAFQFDGTERGVNIRDFWGRFFENKYDMFSLTAGVFPRPFGYEINLSSSDRETPERGRMSQILMRTERDLGAMISWEPRRRKDFWRKLKVDAGFFNGQGLSGTADYDSHKDFIARAYFRQLKVSPKMRLSVGASVLQGGMQQFTPYINKIQGKAFVIDSTGNIDKVAPRHYYGADAQLRVANRVGWTEFRAEYIRGKQTATAATTETPGSIPMAGGVPAPLYIRPFDGAYFYYVQHLHSLKHQLIVKYDWYDPNTEVKGKDIGDNVDDRFTAADIKYNTLGICYLYHFSPQLKMFFNYDMVDNEGTSLEGYTDDLKDNVFTCRLQFRF; from the coding sequence ATGAAAAAAGCCGTGTTCCCGGTAATGCTCTGCCTGCTGCTTTCTATCAGCAGTGTTTCCCGCGCCCAGTTCCTGATGGACATGATCGATACTTCCACCGACGTGGGGAAGGGGATGTTCTCTATGTATAAAAATTTTAATTCCCTGCGACTGGGTGGTTATATGCAGCCGCAGTTCCAGATTGCGCAACGCCAGGGGGCAAAGGGATATGCCGGGGGCGACTTCGCTCAACACGTGAACAATCGCTTCATGTTACGCCGGGGCCGTATCCGCGTAGACTACGAACGTTCCAATAAAGACAGTATGCCGGTGGTGCAGTTTGCTTTCCAGTTCGATGGAACAGAACGCGGCGTAAATATCCGTGACTTCTGGGGGCGCTTCTTCGAAAACAAATATGACATGTTCTCGCTTACAGCGGGCGTATTTCCCCGCCCGTTCGGCTACGAGATCAACCTGTCGTCCAGCGACCGTGAAACGCCGGAACGTGGCCGTATGTCACAAATCCTGATGCGGACGGAACGTGACCTGGGTGCAATGATCAGTTGGGAGCCGCGCCGGCGGAAGGACTTCTGGCGGAAGCTGAAAGTAGATGCCGGTTTTTTTAACGGACAGGGGCTGTCCGGAACAGCGGATTACGATAGCCATAAGGACTTTATCGCCCGTGCATACTTCCGCCAGCTGAAGGTTTCGCCTAAGATGCGGCTGTCTGTGGGCGCGTCGGTGCTACAGGGCGGCATGCAACAATTTACTCCTTACATCAATAAAATCCAGGGGAAAGCATTTGTCATCGATTCCACCGGGAATATAGATAAGGTAGCGCCACGCCATTATTACGGCGCAGACGCTCAATTGCGGGTCGCCAATCGCGTTGGGTGGACGGAGTTCCGCGCCGAATATATCCGCGGTAAACAGACTGCCACGGCAGCGACAACCGAAACGCCGGGGAGCATTCCTATGGCGGGCGGCGTGCCCGCTCCGCTGTACATCCGTCCATTTGATGGTGCTTACTTCTATTACGTGCAACACCTGCATAGCCTCAAACATCAGCTGATTGTGAAGTACGACTGGTACGATCCCAATACAGAGGTGAAAGGAAAGGACATCGGCGATAATGTGGACGATCGCTTTACAGCGGCGGATATAAAGTACAACACATTGGGCATTTGTTACTTGTATCACTTCAGCCCGCAACTGAAAATGTTCTTCAACTACGATATGGTAGATAATGAGGGAACGAGTTTGGAAGGGTATACAGATGATTTGAAGGATAACGTGTTTACATGCCGGTTACAATTCCGGTTCTAA